The Halanaerobium saccharolyticum subsp. saccharolyticum DSM 6643 genome segment TCGATCAATATCACCTTTACGGCATCTTGCCAATCCGGCTACTTCTATTCCCTTTACATTTTCTGATACCATTTTAACAGCTTTAAAATCTCCCTCAGAAGAAATTGGAAAGCCAGCTTCTAAGACATCAACCTTCATCTTAGCCAACTGCTTAGCTATTGCCAATTTTTCCTCCGGAATTAAAGTGACTCCAGGCGACTGCTCACCATCTCTTAAGGTTGTATCAAATATTTTTACATTAGCCATTAATTTTCACCACCTTTGCTTAAAATCCTGAATAACTAGTCGATCCAGGACATCATCTTTCTCAACTTGCGTCCGACTGCTTCTATCTGAGAATCTTCATCTTTTTTGGTTAAGGAATTAAATACAGGTCGATTTGCCTGATTTTCTAAAATCCACTCTCTAGCAAATTTACCGGTCTGAATATCTTCTAATACTGCCTGCATATTTTCTTTTACATGCTCATCAATTACTCGAGGACCAGAAACTAAATCTCCGTATTGAGCTGTATCAGAAATTGAATCACGCATGGTAGAAATTCCACCTTCAAACATCAGATCAACAATTAATTTAAGTTCATTTAAAACTTCAAAATAAGCAATTTCTGGCTGGTAACCTGCCTCAACTAGGGTTTCAAAACCGGCTTTAACAAGTGCGGTTGTTCCACCACATAATACTGCCTGCTCACCGAAGAGATCTGTTTCTGTTTCTTCCTGAAAGGTTGTTTCAATAACTCCAGCATGAGTACAACCAATTCCTTTTGCATAAGCTAAACCTAGCTCATAAGCTTTTCCTGTAAAATCTTGATATACAGCCAGTAAGCCAGGAACACCTTTACCGTCTTCATATAGTCTGCGCACTAAATGACCCGGTGACTTAGGAGCTACCATAAAGACGTCAACATCTTTCTGCGGTACAATCTGATCATAGTGAATATTTAAGCCATGGGAAAAGACCAGTGCATTGCCTGCTTCTAAATTGGGTTCTATATCATTTTTAAAGACTGAAGCCTGTTTAATATCAGGAATTAGAATCTGAATAACGTCGGCCTTAGCTGCTGCTTCAGGAGTGGTTAAGACTTCAAAACCATCTTCTTCTGCTAAGGGCCAGCTTGAACTTTCTTTTCTCAAACCAACTACTACATCTACTCCACTATCTTTAAGGTTTTGAGCCTGGGCATGTCCCTGACTACCATAACCGATAACTGCTACTACTTTGTCTTCTAAGTACTTTAGGTCTGCATCATTGTCATAATAAATTTTCATTTCTATCTTCTCCTTTATGTTCTCTATATTTATATTTATAAAAAAATTTAGCTCTTTTTTTGTGCCTGGCCTCTACTTAAGGCAACTATTCCTGTTCTTACAAATTCTGCTATACCGAAATCCCTCAATAATTCTGTTAAAGCTTCTAATTTATCTTCAGTTCCTGTTGCTTCAATCATTAAACTGTCAGGTGCTACGTCTACAATCTGAGCTCTAAATGTATCAGCAATTTGAATAATTTCTGAGCGCTGTTTGCGGGTGCATTTAACTCTGATTAAAATCAGATCTCTTTCCACAATTGCACTTTTATCAAGCTCAGTAATTTTTAAGACATTGATTAATTTATGCAGCTGCTTTGTAACCTGCTCTAATACTTTTTGATCACCTTTTACTACAATTGTCATCCTGGAAATCTCAGGATTTTCGGTTTTACCAACATTTAAACTTTCAATATTGAAATTACGCCTGCTAAATAATCCAGCAACTCTTGTTAAAACACCAGGTTTGTTTAATACTGAAACTGATAAAATATGTGTCATAAATTATCCCCCTATCATATCTTTTAAGCCGGCCCCAGCCGGTACCATTGGATAAACATTTTCTTCTTCTGGAATGTGGATGTCTAAAATTGCTGGTCCCTTAAGCTCCATTGCTTCTTTAAGTGCAGCATCAAGTTCTGACTTCTTTTCAACACTCTTCGACCAGATTCCATAAGCTTCTCCCATTTTTACAAAATCAGGGGCTGGAATTTTAGTTTCTGAATATCTTTTGTCAAAAAACATCTCCTGCCACTGTCTGACCATTCCTAAATATTTATTATTAAAGATGATAATTTTTACAGGAACATTATAGGTTTGGATTGTACCCAGTTCCTGAATATTCATCTGAATACTACCATCTCCAGCAATTAAGATAATTGTTTCATCAGGCTGTCCCACCTGAGCTCCTATTGCAGCCGGCAGACCAAAACCCATTGTTCCTAAACCACCAGAACTGATAAACTGGCGCGGCTTCTTATATTTATGAAACTGAGCTGCCCACATCTGATGCTGGCCAACTTCGGTGACTATAGTCGACTCACCATTTGTATATTTATCAACTTCTTCCATAATATACTGAGGTTTGATAGTCTCAGAACCATCATCTTCATATTTAAGTGGATATTTTCTTTTAAGTTCTTTAATTCTCTGCTGCCACTTTCCATTTTCTTTTGCCTCGATAAAGGGCAGAATCTCAAGCAGTACATCTTTGACATCTCCAACTATCGGTATTTCTACATCAAGATTTTTTCCGATTTCTGCTGGATCAATGTCAATCTGAATAATATCGGCCTGAGCTATAAACTCATCAAGTCTGCCGGTTACTCGATCATCAAAACGGGCACCAATTGCAATAACTAAATCTGTTTCCAGTGTTGCTTTATTTGCATATTGAGTTCCGTGCATTCCAAGCATTTCAAGTGCTAATTCCTGATCTTCAGGATAAATGCCCAGTGCCATCAAAGTTGTGGTTATTGGGATTTTAGCCCGATCGACCAGCTCTCTAATTTCTTTTTCTGCTCCAGAGATTACAGCTCCACCACCAACATAGAGCAGCGGTCTTTTGGCGTTATTTATTGCTCTAGCTGCTTTATTTACCTGCAGTCTGTGGCCTTCAAATTGAGGCCTATAGCCCGGCAGAGAAACTTTAGTCGGATAATTAAATTCTGCCACTTTTTGGGTTACATCTTTTGCCAGGTCGATCAAAACTGGCCCGGGTCTGCCTGTTTTAGCAATAAAGAAAGCCTCCTTGATTGTTTTTGCCAGATCATTAACATCAGTAACTAAAAAGTTGTGTTTGGTAATTGGTAAAGAGATTCCTGTGATATCTGCCTCCTGAAAAGAGTCTTTTCCAATCATTGAACTTGAAACCTGTCCTGTAAAAGCGACCAGGGGGACTGAATCCATAAATGCATTTGCCAGTCCTGTAACCATATTTGTTCCACCTGGTCCAGAAGTAGCAATACAAACCCCTACTTTCCCACTACTGCGAGCATAACCATCTGCTGCGTGGACTACTCCCTGCTCGTGTCTTCCTAAATAGTGTTTTAAACCTGAGTTATATAAGGCATCATAAAGGTTAATAACAGCACCACCCGGATATCCAAATATTGCCTCAACATTTTCTTTTTTAAGGGATTCAACTATTATTTCCCCACCATTTAATTTTGGCATTATTTCACCTCCGCTGTAATTTTGAAAATAAATAGATACAAAAATAGCCCTGAAAATAATTATTCAGGGCAGAAAAATATCTAAGAATTAAAACTGGATAAATTGACTGAAAATTAAATAAACTTCTCTCTGTATACGAGTATAGTTCTTTCAGTTGTCTAAGTAGTATTTTTTAGCTAATAGCTAAAAATAGATATACTACTCCCTTAATATCTCAGTTTATAAAATTCTTAAATGAAGCCAACCCTTCTCGACTACTTGCTATTCTATAACTTCATTTAATATTCTATTTATATTGTACACTATACTAAATTTATATCCTTTTATCAATCATTTTTTTAAAATATCTTTAATTTTTTTGATATTTCTCTAAAATGAGAGTCTGATTAATCGAGTACCGCTCCTTTAGAAGCTGAACCAACTAATTTTGCATAACGTTTGAGATAACCAGTTACCTCAGGCACAAAAGGCTCTACTTTTTCCATTCTGGCTGCTAATTCCTCTGCTGATAATTCTACTTCCAGAATGAATTTATTCATATCAATGTGAATTATGTCGCCCTCTTCTAAAGCTGCTATTGGTCCTCCGGCTGCTGCTTCGGGTGAAACATGGCCGATTGCTGCCCCTCTGGTTGCACCAGAAAAACGTCCATCAGTAATTAAGGCTACACTATCATCCAGTCCCATTCCTGCTAAGGCAGAGGTTGGGGACAGCATTTCTCTCATTCCGGGCCCACCTTTGGGACCTTCATTTTTGATGACTACTACATCCCCTGGATTAATGGCTCCCTGATTAATAGCTGCTATTGTTTCTTCTTCACTATTATAAATTCTTGCTGGTCCTCGGTGCTCCATCATATTTTCTGCTACTGCTGCTCTTTTTACAACTGAGCCCTCAGGTGCAAGATTACCTTTTAAAATAGAGAGTCCTCCTCTTGCGTGGTAGGGATTATCCAGTGGTCTAATAATCTCGTGATCTACAAATTTAATTGCTTTTAAATTTTCTCTAAGTGACTGACCGGTTACTGTTACTGTATCTAAATTAATTAAATCACCTTTAACTAATTCATTAATAACTGCATGAATACCGCCAGCTGAGTTTAAATTCTCCATATGATTTTTACCTGCTGGTGTTAAAGAACAGATATGTGGTACCTGATCACTAATTTCATTAAATTTATCTAAAGGAAGATCTATACCTGCCTCATGCGCAATCGCTGGTAAATGCAGAGCTGTATTAGTCGAACATCCCAGTGACATATCAACAGTTATTGCATTGGCAAATGACTTTTCTGTTAAAATATCAGAAGGACGAATGTCTTTTTCGATCAGCTTCATTACTGCTTTACCTGCTGCTTTAGCCAGTCTAATTCGATCAGCTTTAACTGCTGGAATAGTTCCATTACCAGGTAGTGCAAGTCCTAAGACCTCTGCTAGAGAGTTCATCGAATTAGCTGTAAACATCCCGGCACAGGATCCGACCCCCGGACAGGCTGAGCGTGCAATTTGATCTAATTCTTCTACTTCCATCTCACCAGAAGTAACTGAACCTACTGCTTCAAATACATTGTGTAAGTCAATTGCTTCACCACAGTGACTGCCGGCTTCCATCGGTCCACCACTAATTACTATTGCTGGAATATCTAATCTGGCTGCTGCCATCATCATTCCAGGAACAATTTTATCACAGTTTGGTATTAAAACTAGTCCATCAAGCTGATGTCCATTAACTACGGCTTCGACTGAATCTGCAATAATTTCGCGGCTGGCCAGTGAATAATGCATGCCGCTGTGGCCCATTGCAATTCCATCACAGACACCAATTGTGGAAAAAGTTAGCGCTGTACCACCAGCTGCTGTTATACCATGTTCTACTGCATCTTTAATTCTATCTAAGTGTTTGTGACCAGGTATAATATCATTTGCTGAATTAGCAATACCAATCATTGGTTTATCTAAATCATCATCGTCAAGTCCCAGTGCATAAAGTAATGATCTGTGGGGAGCTCTTTCGATTCCTTTTTTAATTTTATCACTTCTCATTTTATTCCTCCTATGCTGCTCACTTCTTATTGAAAAGCACTATTTTATTTTAATTAATCATTATAAATTTCTGTTCCTGTTGAACCTGCTATTTCTCTAAACTTTGCTATTAGATCTTTGGTTCTCTGGCCTACACTACCATCTGCAATTGTTCTGCCATCAACTTCTACTACTGGTATAACCTCAGCTGCTGTTCCACTTAAGAAACATTCTTCAGCATTAAAAAGATCATGTCTTGTAAATAGCTCTTCTTTAATTTCTAATCCCATTTCTGCTGCTATTTCAAGAACTACTTCCCTTTTGGTTCCTTTTAAAATACCTGCATATTTAGGTGGTGTATAAAGTTTACCTTCTTCTATAATAAAGATATTATCCCCTGTGCATTCTGCAACATAGCCATCACTGTTTAAAATAATAGCCTCAGGTGCATTCTGCATATTAGCTTCTAGTCGGGCCATAATATTATTTAAATAGTTAAGTGATTTAATTCTGGGGTTGACCATCTCGGGTCCGTTTCTGCGAGTTGGTACTGTAACTAATTTTAAACCAGTCTCATATAATTCTTCTGGATAAAGCTGAATTGCACTGGCAATAATAACTATTGTAGGCTCTGGACACTTACGGGGATCTAATCCTAAGTCTCCAACTCCTCTGGAGACAACTACTCTTATGTAAGCATCCTGTAAATCATTGGCTCTAATTGTTTTTAAAATTGCTGCTTCCATTTCTTTTTTGTTTAAAGGAATATCCAGCATAATTGTTTTAGCTGATTGATATAAGCGCTTAATATGCTGATCAAGCATAAATACCCGCCCGTTATAGGCTCTAATTCCCTCAAAAATTCCATCACCATAAAGATAGCCATGGTCAAAAACTGAAATTTGCGCCTGATCTTCAGGGACAATTTCTCCATTCAGATAAATATTTCTACTCACTACTTTGTCCTCCTCAAAATGTTATACTCTTACTAAAACTTCTTTATTAATGCTATTTATTTATCTATAGGGATAGCATTATATTTAATTATATATTGGTTATAAATTATATAGTTAAATATTTGAAATGTCAAGTTTTAGAAAAGAAAAAAACTCCCAATTAAGGGAGTTAATTAAGTAATTAATTTTATTCATTATCTCCAGCAAATGATCCCCTGATTTCAAAACCTAAGTAATAAAAATTTGTTTTGTCTTCTTCTTCATTGTTGAGAATACCACTAGAATTATATTCTTTATCTTTATTATAACTTCTATTAAAACCAAAAAACATCTTATTTTCATTTTCAAATTCATAATCTAAAAAAAGATCTAGTAAACTCATTCTGTTTTCATCACCATCATCATTATACTCACTGTAAGGCTTGTATAAATATTTACCATGAAGAATTAAATTTTCACTAACTGCAGTATCAAGTGCCATTAAATAAAACATCGAGTCGTAATCACTACTGTTATCTAAAATTGAACCAGAAAAATAATTTGTTTCACCAGAAGAATCAAATCGCCCAATAATTGGTGTAAGCCGGTATTCTCCTTTTTCTAATTCTCCAGGTTCAATTGGTCTGATATAATCTAACTGCCAGTCTGACATCATTATGTCAGAACCTAAAATCATTGATTCTAATCCCATCTGAGCAAATACTCCACTGCTTAGAGTAAAAATAAAAAATAATGCTATTCCACATACAAGTAATTTTTTGTGCATAAAGACTCCCCCTTATTTTTTTGCAGGATTTTTGTCGATTATCCTGAATAATATATTAAGAATAACATTTTTTATATTATTTTGTTATTACCCAAAAGTGTAATTTTTAGGAGGAGTAAACACGTGAATTTAGAAATCAAATGGGAAATTATTTTAGATATTATTTATAAAACAGGTAGAATTATTGATTTACATAAGTATTCCTATTATTTTTTAAAAGAACTTAATCAAATTATCCCATTTTATGCTGCTAATTTTTTTCTTTTTGACAACGAAAAAGAATTAATATGTGATCCTATCTGTTTTAATATTAGTGATAGTGTATTAAAAGACTATAATGATTATTACTGGCAAATAGATGACATTAGAAATTTAGCTTTTGATCAGCATGAACCAATTATTAGCACTCAATTAATGGATTATAATAGTTGGACTAATACTGAATATTTTAATGATTTTCTGGCTAAAAACAGACTATATTATTCCTGTGGAATTGATATCCACGCCGAAAAAAGACTTTTAGGGACTATCAGTCTTTTTAGAACCTGCAAGGATAGAAATTTTGGCCCTGCTGATCTAATCTATTTAAATCTTTTAGCTAAACACAGCAGTAATCATCTTAAAAAATTGTTTGAAATAGATAGATTGAAAAAACAAAGAAATAAAAAGCAAGAAAATATAATTATACATAAAGCAGAAAACTTTAATTTAAGCAAAAGAGAAAAAGATGTTTTGAAACTTATTTTATTAGGTAAGACTAACGAAGAAATTGCAAAAAATTTATTTATTTCAGTTAATACAGTTAAAAAACACCTCAGCCATATTTTTAATAAAACAGAGGTACATAATAGAACTGAATTAGCTTCTCTAATTTATAAGAAAACCTCAGCTTTTTAAATAAACTGAGGCTTTTGAGTTAATAATTATTTTTTAAATTTAATATACTGATCTGTATCATTTGCAGATGTTGATGAGAAATTATTTAAAATAATTTCTCGTGGAACATCACCAATATTTATTATAAGAGAATCTGGACTATTATTTTCAGTATTGAGCTCAAATGAGACTGTTTGGGTTTTAGTAAACTCAATAACTGTTCTATCAGTGCCACTATTATCTCTATATTTAAATTCTGCCCCATCAAAACCAATTATTGCTTCTCCTGAGTCTAAAGCTTCATTATAATCAGACACTAGTTCAATCCTGGTTGAATTTCTAATATTCTCTGCAATATAACTTGTTAAAAACCTGATTTCTCTTTGGGTAGCAGATTTTTCTTCAGTAAAATAGAAATTTCTGATCCCAGAACTAAAACTACTAAAAACTGCTGTTAATATTATTCCCCCTAAGGCAATAATAATTATAATTTCAACAAGCGAAAATCCATCTTTATCATTTATTTTTTTTAATAAAATCAATTATATCACATCCTAAATTACTAAATTTTATTAAGGAGAGATGGGATAAGCATAATAATTAATTTCTAAAGTCCCTTCACCTATACCTGTAAATGAATAATTTTTAGTTATTGAATACTCATTTAGAACTATTGAAGCTAATTCTGTGTTGTTTACATCATTTTCTATGAATTTAATAGTAATTGGTGTGGTTGATGTTCCTGCACCCCTGAGATCATTAATCAGACTTGCTCTGGCCTCATTTATTGCATTAGTTTTATCCGTAAAACTAAAAACTGTTCTTACCCCTTGATAAAACAGAGGAAAAATAGCAGCAGCTATAATCCCAATAATGAGTATTGATATAATAACCTCAATCAAAGTAAATCCTTTTTCAAACAATATAATCACCCCTCTTATTTTACTCCCATTTTCCTCTTGCATAAATAGAAAAATTATCATTTGGAGAATCTATTGGGCTATACTTTATTTCAGTACCTCCATTTTCTAGTTTTAATGTATTTGAAATTATTGCACCCTCTGATAATCCCTGTGTTTCAAATTGAATATCTAAATTTGGAGCATAAATATATCCATAAAATGCGGATGATGTTTCTATTTTATATTCTATTTCATCTTTATCTATAGGGAGTTCACTCGATAATGCTTCTGCATTATTTTTTTCCATTATATAAAATTTACTTGGGTCATAAGATGAATTTTCAAGTTCCGGACTAATAATCGCATTTTCTTCTGATTTAAAATAATTAGTATGAATAATTAATCTTCCAGTACCAGTGCTGTTAATCTTTATTTCAGAATCATTACCTAATTTAACTTCGTTTTCAACATAAACATGAATATCTTCATTTTCAACTGAAAACTCTAATGTTTCATTTTGAATGTCAATATTTTTAACTGCTATAATACCATCAGAATTCAAGTCAGAAGAAGTATAAATTTTATTTGTATCAAATACAATAGCATCATTATAATTTATTGGTTCATCAGGAAAACCAAATTCGTCAACATCAGGCAAAGTTTTTTCAACTTCATAAGCAATATTTCCATCAACATCAGCCTCTTCTATTATGAGATCTTCATTAGTACCTCCAGTACCTACATCTCCAATAATTGATCCAAATGTTTCTAGTTTACCACCAATTTTCATATATACAGCCAAATCAAAGATACTGATTTTATCTATATTAAGAATAACCTTTTCTGAAACTGAATTTACTTCTGATGTAGAGTTAATTTTGAAACCAGACGTTGAAGATTCCACTTTAATATTTGAAACTTTATCATTATTTTTAACTATATTAAAATCAACTTCACCAAGAGTAAGATCACCTTTTTCTAGCATAGCCTCAGCTGTTAAATCTGCTCCCGCTCTAGCTAGATAATAAGCTTTAATCTGGTTCTTATCCCTTTCAGCTTGTTTATATTCAGCCAAAGTTATTCTTAAAATGACTGAGCCAAAAACTAAAAGAACAGCTAAAACCACAAAAGTTGTAACCAAAAAATATCCGTTTTCTCCAATTGATTTAAATGGTTTTTTTAACATAAGTCAGCCCTCCTGACTAGAAATGAGATTAATAAACAAAAAAGTAAATATAAATCAATAAAGACCTATATTTACTTTTAAAGACATAAGAGTTATAACTATCAGGAACCCACCAATATTTAGTTTTTTATTATTTACTTTCTAATCTAATTATATCAGATTATACTAAGGAAATATATAGAATTTAATATATTATTACAATTTATTTTATGGAGTCATATTTCTAGGAACAATCTTTGTATTAACTGTTTCAAATTTGCTGCATTCATCATCCCTGCAAACTTCAATTATTATTTCATAAACTTCATCCAATTTAACAATATTAAAACCTTTTATATTTGGAATACGTTTTTTTAATGTTTCATCACTGTTATTAATTAAAATTTCTTTATTTTCATATTTTACAATAGTTTTCCCATTTAAAATAATTTTATCATCATCTTCATCAATTTTAGAAGCATTTCTGGCATATTTAGAAATTTCAGTTAGTCTAATTTCTGCAATTTGTTTTGTATTCATTCTTTTAGTGCTAGGTCGAACAATATTAAATAAATCAACTAAAAAACCTGTTGATACAGCAACTACAATTCCTACAATTGCAAGGGCTAACATTAGTTCTACTAATGTAAATCCCTTTTCTTTTTTTATATCCATTTATTCATCACCTGCCAAAAGCACTTCAGTAGTATAAGTTCTATCATCCCATGTTATTTTAATTTTAAATAAAAACAAATTAGAAGCAGGAATTTCATCTTCTGGATCACGTTCAATAATAATATTCTTGTTAGAGTCATCATTAAGACCAATAGAATAGTTTTGATTTTCATCGTTAATAATATTTTCAATATCATTAATAAGATTAGAATCTATATCTTCCCAATTTTCTTCATTTTTCCAATTATCTTTATTAGCTCTTAAACTTTCAATAATAGAATCTGTAACTCTAATCCCTTCTAGTCGTTGATTTACTCTTGATTCAACTCTGAATGAATTAATAATACCTCCAGAAAAAGCGATAACCAGAATCAATATTATTCCTAAAGAAATTACAATTTCTAATAAAGTAAAACCTTCTTCTTGTTTTATTAGTTCCATAATGTAATCCCTCATCTCTATAATTGACTCCAATTTTTAATTTTTGGTTCAGGAGAATAAACAAAATCATTAGGTAAATCATCTGAATTTACATAAAACCCACCAGTTCCTCTGAAATCAAGATAATAATCATGCTTGTTTGAGTTTTCAGAGTATATAAAAACTAAAGTATTATCCCAATCATCAGATCTTGAAGCTCCATTATGTGATAAATTATCTTTAATAAAAATAACTGAATTATCAATTTCTAATTTTGTATTAATATCGAATTCACCTTCTACAACAATAATAGAATTTTTAATAACTTCTGGGGCTTTTTTATTGCCACCACCAGACTTCATTATTAAATTACCATTTCTAATTAAAATATTTTGAGAATCAATAGTATTATTTTCATCCATAGTATCACTCAAATTAAAATCATTATTCTCAAAAACATGATTAAAACCACTATTATCAAAATCATCCTCATTAAAAAATTTTTGATCTAAAAACATTTTTGCTAAACTCAAAAAAGTTTCACTTGGCCATTCATTAAAACTTATATGATCTTCTAAATTTCCTCCTGCATCTTTATAGTGTTCTTCTTCCTCTTTATTATCTTCTTTTTTTATATTAAAATTTTTCAAGTTACCAAGTAAACCAAAACTAATATCAAATTTAATTTTCTGAATATATTCTCTATCGGAATTTAAATCATATATACCTTTAGAAGTAACTTCATAATCATCTCCATCATCTTTAATATCTATTTCAAATTTAATATCTTTTGAGCCTAAATCTAAGTCCTCACTATCAATTTCTTTAATTCCATCGGAAACTATATCATCTATATTTGCCCTTACAAATTCCACTCCAGAATCAGCATTATAAAAAGCTTTAGACATACCCTCTTCGTGAACAGCTATATTTATATGATTCCTTGCAGTTGTAGCTAATGCTGTAACTAATACAGTTCCCACTAATAATAGCAAAAGCACTAAAACTAAAGCTGCACCATCTTCATTTTTTTTAAACATTTATTTGCCTCCTTGTTTATATCTAATTATAATTTTATTCAACTTATACTTAATTTTAAGCTTAAAATCATATTACCAAAAAATTTAAATAAACTTTAGACTTAAAATTAATCATAAACAAAATAATCCACAGCAAATTCACTGTGGCATAAACCTGAGGCAAACTTGACAATCATAGATAAATTCCGTAGATTCAAGTCTTTGCGTAATAATTTTTCAATTATCTTGCCGTTAAAATATTTTATTAGTTGTTTTATTAATTGTATACTTAATTTTTTATTTTTACAATAAACGCTTTAACAATAATTAAAATTTTTGTAGTTTTGAAAAAATAAATAAAAAAAGTAAACATGAATCTCTCTTAAAGACCCATATTTACTTTTTATTAATGATATTTCAAACTTTAGAAGTTACTCCACTACAATATTTAATTGTTATTGATTAATGCCTCTAATTCTTCAGGAGTTAATTCTTGAAATTCCTTTTGCTCCTGAGATTTATTATCTTTAAGAGAATTCAAAATTTCTTCTCTTCGTTTATCTCTTTCTTCTAAATATTCTTGAAGTGCTTTATCACTATCTTGATCTTCATTCATTTCTTCTATCTCTTTTCCCTTTGGATTTCTATCTACAACCTTTGTTGTGTTATCCAAAGCTTTATCAATTAAGTGATTCTCTTGTTCTACAGTTTGATCATATTTTATAATTCTTGGAGTTACAAAGATAACTAGTTCATTAACATTTTCATTTTTATTTCTTGTTTTAAATAATTCACCTAGTATTGGAATATCTCCTAATAAAGGGATCTTGGTTATTACTCCATCATTAGTTGTCTGGATTAAACCTCCAATAACTATTGTTTCTCCATCTTTAAGTCTTAATCTTGTTTCAACTCTTCTAGATTTTTTAGATGGTGGTTTTTGTTCTTGAGGGTCAAAAATCT includes the following:
- a CDS encoding prepilin-type N-terminal cleavage/methylation domain-containing protein; protein product: MFEKGFTLIEVIISILIIGIIAAAIFPLFYQGVRTVFSFTDKTNAINEARASLINDLRGAGTSTTPITIKFIENDVNNTELASIVLNEYSITKNYSFTGIGEGTLEINYYAYPISP
- a CDS encoding type II secretion system protein — protein: MDIKKEKGFTLVELMLALAIVGIVVAVSTGFLVDLFNIVRPSTKRMNTKQIAEIRLTEISKYARNASKIDEDDDKIILNGKTIVKYENKEILINNSDETLKKRIPNIKGFNIVKLDEVYEIIIEVCRDDECSKFETVNTKIVPRNMTP
- a CDS encoding DUF7305 domain-containing protein; this translates as MLKKPFKSIGENGYFLVTTFVVLAVLLVFGSVILRITLAEYKQAERDKNQIKAYYLARAGADLTAEAMLEKGDLTLGEVDFNIVKNNDKVSNIKVESSTSGFKINSTSEVNSVSEKVILNIDKISIFDLAVYMKIGGKLETFGSIIGDVGTGGTNEDLIIEEADVDGNIAYEVEKTLPDVDEFGFPDEPINYNDAIVFDTNKIYTSSDLNSDGIIAVKNIDIQNETLEFSVENEDIHVYVENEVKLGNDSEIKINSTGTGRLIIHTNYFKSEENAIISPELENSSYDPSKFYIMEKNNAEALSSELPIDKDEIEYKIETSSAFYGYIYAPNLDIQFETQGLSEGAIISNTLKLENGGTEIKYSPIDSPNDNFSIYARGKWE
- a CDS encoding type IV pilus modification PilV family protein; amino-acid sequence: MELIKQEEGFTLLEIVISLGIILILVIAFSGGIINSFRVESRVNQRLEGIRVTDSIIESLRANKDNWKNEENWEDIDSNLINDIENIINDENQNYSIGLNDDSNKNIIIERDPEDEIPASNLFLFKIKITWDDRTYTTEVLLAGDE